The Collimonas fungivorans Ter331 genome has a segment encoding these proteins:
- a CDS encoding accessory factor UbiK family protein, translating into MNKPNFFDDIQAKINQAIENSPAKDIEKNVKAMLGQGFSKLDLVTREEFDVQAQVLASTRAKLEALEARVTELEAQLKQP; encoded by the coding sequence ATGAACAAACCCAACTTTTTTGACGACATCCAAGCCAAGATCAACCAGGCCATCGAAAACTCTCCCGCCAAGGATATCGAGAAAAACGTCAAGGCCATGCTGGGCCAGGGTTTCTCCAAGCTGGACCTGGTCACACGTGAAGAATTCGACGTGCAAGCCCAGGTGCTGGCAAGCACCCGCGCCAAACTCGAAGCGCTTGAAGCTCGCGTTACCGAGCTTGAGGCGCAGCTGAAGCAGCCTTGA